Proteins from a single region of Streptomyces spectabilis:
- a CDS encoding PH domain-containing protein, which yields MTSDPQPTPAEPTPAYKDRVYRSHAAIAGGVMLLAIGAWLGIDALIRGEGRTPWLALAGLLFAVPLVVAYTVRPAVYASEDRLRVRNPFRTIVLPWGAISGLRSGYSNEVFTQDGTKYQLWAIPVSLRGRKRAAQRHARQVASDDPSASLVRPGSAHENTRAPGDQAMDDLREISERREGAADAQGEPLARWAYEILGPSLAGAVVLAVLLATG from the coding sequence ATGACGAGCGACCCGCAGCCCACCCCGGCGGAGCCCACCCCCGCGTACAAGGACCGCGTCTACCGGTCGCACGCGGCCATCGCGGGCGGCGTCATGCTGCTCGCGATCGGTGCCTGGCTGGGCATCGACGCGCTGATCCGGGGCGAGGGGCGCACCCCCTGGTTGGCCCTCGCGGGGCTGCTCTTCGCGGTGCCGCTGGTCGTCGCCTACACCGTGCGGCCCGCCGTGTACGCGAGCGAGGACCGGCTGCGCGTCCGCAACCCGTTCCGCACGATCGTCCTGCCGTGGGGCGCGATCTCGGGGCTCCGCTCCGGGTACTCGAACGAGGTCTTCACGCAGGACGGCACCAAGTACCAGCTCTGGGCCATCCCGGTGTCCCTGCGCGGCCGCAAGCGCGCCGCCCAGCGGCACGCGCGCCAGGTCGCCTCCGACGACCCGTCCGCGAGCCTCGTCCGCCCCGGCAGCGCGCACGAGAACACGCGCGCGCCCGGCGACCAGGCCATGGACGACCTGCGGGAGATCTCCGAGCGCCGCGAGGGCGCGGCGGACGCGCAGGGCGAGCCGCTGGCGCGCTGGGCGTACGAGATCCTCGGCCCGAGCCTCGCGGGCGCGGTCGTCCTGGCCGTGCTGCTCGCCACCGGCTGA
- a CDS encoding mannosyltransferase family protein, translating into MPYGPLARLSGLAAGTPSRVPSSRRSRPAARPSRGPRARAGDALRHAAPALLAYAAVRVLGLLVFAFWARREHRGVWHLLAESWDCDWYLKIAEHGYADTLGHTFDANNLAFFPLYPLLIRAGEQLLPAPRGAVGLAIAFAASFLAAWGIFKVGDRLHGRRAGVLLVTLWACLPVALVQWMGYTESLFTAFVAWSLYAVLTGRWVTAGVCAALAGLTRPTGIAVAAAVSVTAVLALRRGFCPRALAGAVLAPLGWLAYVGWVGVRLGRWDGYFAVQKWWHNEWDGGVGTLRWVKSLFVVERPQLFLVMVTLVLFGALVLFALSVAGREQPLPLLVFTGLLLAIVLGSRGVYFPRARFLLPGFPLLLPVALALARARARLVVPVLTGAALVSAAFGGHMLLVWLGPP; encoded by the coding sequence GTGCCGTACGGACCCCTCGCCCGCCTCTCCGGCCTCGCCGCCGGCACGCCGTCCCGCGTCCCCTCGTCGCGCCGCTCCCGTCCTGCCGCACGGCCGTCGAGGGGCCCGCGCGCACGGGCGGGCGACGCGCTGCGGCACGCGGCCCCCGCGCTCCTGGCGTACGCGGCGGTGCGCGTGCTCGGCCTGCTGGTGTTCGCCTTCTGGGCCCGCCGCGAGCACCGCGGCGTCTGGCACCTGCTCGCCGAGTCCTGGGACTGCGACTGGTACTTGAAGATCGCCGAGCACGGGTACGCGGACACGCTCGGCCACACCTTCGACGCGAACAACCTGGCGTTCTTCCCGCTGTACCCGCTGCTGATCCGGGCGGGCGAGCAGCTGCTGCCCGCGCCGCGCGGCGCGGTGGGCCTGGCGATCGCGTTCGCGGCCTCGTTCCTCGCGGCCTGGGGGATCTTCAAGGTCGGCGACCGGCTGCACGGGCGGCGGGCCGGCGTGCTGCTCGTGACGCTGTGGGCGTGCCTCCCCGTGGCCCTCGTGCAGTGGATGGGCTACACGGAGTCCCTGTTCACGGCGTTCGTGGCGTGGTCCCTGTACGCGGTCCTCACCGGGCGCTGGGTGACGGCGGGGGTCTGTGCCGCGCTCGCGGGCCTGACCCGTCCGACCGGCATCGCGGTGGCCGCGGCGGTCTCGGTGACGGCGGTGCTCGCGCTGCGCCGCGGCTTCTGCCCGCGGGCCCTCGCGGGGGCGGTCCTCGCGCCCCTTGGCTGGCTCGCGTACGTCGGCTGGGTGGGCGTCAGGCTCGGCCGCTGGGACGGCTACTTCGCGGTGCAGAAGTGGTGGCACAACGAGTGGGACGGCGGGGTCGGCACCCTGCGCTGGGTGAAGAGCCTGTTCGTCGTGGAGCGGCCGCAGCTGTTCCTGGTGATGGTGACGCTGGTCCTGTTCGGCGCGCTCGTGCTGTTCGCGCTCTCGGTGGCGGGGCGCGAGCAGCCGCTGCCGCTGCTGGTGTTCACGGGCCTGCTGCTCGCGATCGTGCTCGGCTCCCGGGGCGTGTACTTCCCCCGGGCGCGGTTCCTGCTGCCGGGCTTTCCGCTGCTGCTCCCGGTGGCGCTCGCCCTCGCGCGGGCCCGGGCGCGGCTGGTGGTGCCGGTGCTCACGGGCGCGGCCCTGGTGTCGGCGGCGTTCGGCGGGCACATGCTGCTCGTGTGGCTGGGTCCGCCGTGA
- a CDS encoding glycosyl hydrolase family 18 protein, producing the protein MTPTGPGTRRTPGLLRRAAAALHGRTAVLLAALLLPAALLTALAAAPAIAAGTLTAAFSTEGSGSSWQGKYVVRNSGSAASANWTLEFDLPPGVTVSGHTHGEATVSGSHVTVKNAYYNGRVPAGGSTEPYSYQFTARGPIGTPTGCTVNGDKCDGTPDKPPTAPGTPTVTTATSRTISLTWPPAGAGDYPVTTYEVLSGASVVASSATNSATVTELAPATRYSFTVRAKDRRGNTGPQSPPVSATTVDPSTDPSPPTAPGSLRATGKTQVSATLAWEKSTDNVAVAAYDVYRGKELAKTVPASATTATVEGLTPATAYAFTVKARDTADNESPASNAVNVTTDDAAGPGNHLTVGYFAQWGIYGRQFFVKNLDTSGAAAKLDVINYAFENVDPVNHTCLAGVVKGVSGKPQDPDEGTGAGDAEADYGRAFSAAQSVDGVADDGWGKLRGNFNQLKKLKAKHPHLKVVVSLGGWTFSKFFADAAATPASRTKFVKSCVDTWIKGDLPVYNGAGGPGTGAGVFDGIDIDWEWPGSEGHPGNHWGPADKDNLTALLAEFRKQLDATGGSHKLLTAFTPADPAKIEAGWDIKKIFEYLDFANVQGYDFHGAGSDDSWEPKRTGHQANLHRDAQDPYSFDFSVAKAVQTYLDAGVNPRKLTVGFPFYGRGWKEVADGGVKGEWQSANGAAPGQFPEEAGTRGYHNLITSVPNMTVHHDEQSVSTYGYTGNNGQWWSFDDTWSIGKKTAWIKSKGLLGGMVWEMSGDTPTGTLMTALDNGLK; encoded by the coding sequence ATGACCCCCACCGGACCAGGAACCAGGAGAACGCCCGGACTCCTGCGCAGAGCGGCCGCGGCCCTGCACGGCAGGACCGCCGTACTGCTCGCCGCCCTGCTGCTCCCCGCGGCGCTGCTCACCGCGCTCGCGGCGGCCCCCGCCATCGCCGCGGGCACCCTCACCGCGGCCTTCAGCACCGAGGGCAGCGGCTCGTCCTGGCAGGGCAAGTACGTCGTCCGCAACAGCGGCTCCGCCGCGTCCGCCAACTGGACGCTCGAGTTCGACCTGCCGCCGGGCGTCACCGTCAGCGGCCACACCCACGGCGAGGCGACCGTCTCGGGCAGCCACGTCACCGTGAAGAACGCGTACTACAACGGCCGCGTCCCGGCGGGCGGCTCCACCGAGCCGTACAGCTACCAGTTCACCGCGCGCGGCCCGATCGGCACGCCCACGGGCTGCACGGTCAACGGCGACAAGTGCGACGGCACGCCGGACAAGCCCCCGACCGCGCCCGGCACCCCGACCGTCACCACCGCCACCTCCCGCACGATCTCCCTGACCTGGCCCCCGGCGGGCGCGGGCGACTACCCGGTCACGACGTACGAGGTCCTCAGCGGCGCCAGCGTGGTCGCGAGCTCGGCGACCAACAGCGCGACCGTCACCGAGCTGGCCCCGGCCACCCGGTACTCCTTCACCGTCCGGGCCAAGGACCGGCGCGGCAACACCGGCCCGCAGAGCCCGCCGGTCAGCGCGACGACCGTCGACCCCTCGACCGACCCGAGTCCGCCGACCGCGCCCGGCAGTCTGCGCGCCACCGGCAAGACCCAGGTCTCGGCGACCCTGGCCTGGGAGAAGTCCACGGACAACGTGGCCGTGGCCGCCTACGACGTCTACCGCGGCAAGGAGCTCGCGAAGACGGTCCCCGCCTCGGCGACCACCGCGACCGTCGAGGGCCTGACCCCCGCCACCGCCTACGCCTTCACCGTCAAGGCGCGTGACACCGCCGACAACGAGTCGCCCGCGTCGAACGCCGTGAACGTCACCACCGACGACGCGGCGGGACCCGGCAACCACCTCACGGTCGGCTACTTCGCCCAGTGGGGCATCTACGGCCGCCAGTTCTTCGTGAAGAACCTGGACACCTCGGGGGCCGCGGCCAAGCTCGACGTCATCAACTACGCCTTCGAGAACGTCGACCCGGTCAACCACACCTGCCTGGCCGGGGTGGTCAAGGGCGTCTCCGGCAAGCCGCAGGACCCGGACGAGGGCACCGGCGCGGGCGACGCCGAGGCCGACTACGGCCGCGCCTTCTCCGCCGCGCAGTCGGTGGACGGGGTCGCGGACGACGGCTGGGGCAAGCTGCGCGGCAACTTCAACCAGCTCAAGAAGCTCAAGGCCAAGCACCCGCACCTGAAGGTCGTCGTCTCGCTCGGCGGCTGGACGTTCTCGAAGTTCTTCGCCGACGCGGCGGCCACGCCCGCGTCCCGGACGAAGTTCGTGAAGTCCTGCGTCGACACCTGGATCAAGGGCGACCTGCCCGTCTACAACGGCGCGGGCGGCCCCGGCACCGGCGCGGGCGTCTTCGACGGCATCGACATCGACTGGGAGTGGCCGGGCTCCGAGGGACACCCCGGCAACCACTGGGGCCCGGCCGACAAGGACAACCTCACGGCGCTGCTCGCCGAGTTCCGCAAGCAGCTCGACGCCACCGGCGGCAGCCACAAGCTCCTGACCGCCTTCACCCCGGCCGACCCGGCGAAGATCGAGGCGGGCTGGGACATCAAGAAGATCTTCGAGTACCTGGACTTCGCCAACGTCCAGGGCTACGACTTCCACGGCGCGGGCAGCGACGACTCCTGGGAGCCCAAGCGCACCGGCCACCAGGCCAATCTGCACCGCGACGCACAGGACCCCTATTCCTTCGACTTCAGCGTCGCGAAGGCCGTACAGACCTATCTGGACGCCGGAGTGAACCCGCGGAAGCTGACCGTCGGCTTCCCGTTCTACGGCCGCGGCTGGAAGGAGGTCGCCGACGGCGGCGTCAAGGGCGAATGGCAGTCGGCGAACGGCGCGGCCCCCGGCCAGTTCCCGGAGGAGGCGGGAACCAGGGGCTACCACAACCTGATCACCAGCGTCCCGAACATGACCGTGCACCACGACGAACAGTCCGTCTCCACCTACGGCTACACGGGCAACAACGGCCAGTGGTGGAGCTTCGACGACACCTGGTCGATCGGCAAGAAGACCGCGTGGATCAAGTCGAAGGGCCTGCTCGGCGGCATGGTCTGGGAGATGTCGGGCGACACCCCGACCGGCACCCTCATGACGGCCCTGGACAACGGCCTGAAGTGA